The Actinomadura graeca nucleotide sequence CGGCTCACCCTCAGCTACGCCGGATTCCTCATGCTCGCCGGCGTCATGCTGCTCGCGTCGGTTTGGGTCTTCATCCTGCGCAACCTGCCCGAGTACACGGGCGTCCCCGGAGGAGTGCTGATCCGCTCGACCCTCATGCACGACTTCGCGTCGGCCGCGGGCGTCGAGCTGTTCATCCTGCTGATGGTCGGCCTCGGCGGCGGATGGCTCCTCGCCGGCCGGATGCTCGCCCCGTTGAACCGCATCACGAACGCCACGCGCCTGGCCACGAGCGGCTCGCTCTCCCACCGGATCCGGCTACCGGGCCGCAGGGACGAGTTCCGCGAACTCGCCGACGACTTCGACGGCATGCTCGCACGACTCGAAGCGCATGTCGCCGAACAACGCAGATTCGCGGCCAACGCCTCTCACGAACTGCGCACACCGCTGGCGATATCGAAGGCCCTTCTGGACGTGGCGCGCACCGACCCGGACTGTGACACCGACGAGGTCATCGAACGCCTCGACACCGTCAACACCCGGGCGATCGACCTCACCGAAGCCCTGCTCCTGCTCAGCCGCGCCGACCAGCGGTCCTTCGTCCGCGAGAACGTCGACCTGTCCCTCCTGGCGGAAGAAGCCGCCGAGACGCTCCTCCCGCTGGCGGAGAAGCGCGGCATCACCATCGAGACGTCCGGTGAGATCACCCCCGTCGTCGGATCGCGAACGCTCCTGCTGCAACTGAACATGAACCTCATGCAGAACGCGATCGTCCACAACCTGCCCGAGGACGGCACCGTGTGGGTGAATACCAGCGTCCGCGCCAGGACCGTCGTCCTCACCGTCGAGAACACCGGCGAGAAGCTCACCCCGCAGCTGGTCGCGACGCTCACCGAACCATTCCAGCGCGGCACCGAGCGCATCCACACCGACCACGCGGGCGTCGGCCTCGGCCTGGCGATCGTCAAGACCATCACCCAGGCACACGACGGAACACTCACCCTCACCCCCCGTCCCGCAGGCGGAATGCGCGTCACCGTGGAACTCCCCACAACAGCCCCACGCTGGTAAGCCCCAAACCCTAGAACCAGGGAGACGTGTTGAGCGGGGCGCAGACGATGCCCCCCTTTATTCCGTAGTCGGGTCCACTGGGATTGACGCCGGTGAGTCTCCAGTTGCCGCTGCTGGTGGCATGGGGCTCGCTGGATGTCAGGTAGCCGTTCCCGTTGAACGTGACACCGACGCTGCTCTTGCCCGCCGGACAGGTCCAAGTGGGTCCGTCGCCGTTCGGATGGGAACTCCACGCCTGCCCATACCAGTCGGTGCTGCCGTCGAAGACCTTGATGCAGATCGCATAGAGATCGATCTCGACCGCGTCGGCGTCGCTCCGGGCGCCGCTCGCGCTGGCGTAGGTGATCGCGCTGGACGGGTTGGTCCACATGTCGTTACTGATCAGCGCCGCGGTGGGGCCCTTGGCGTCGGCTCCGACATTCGCCATGTACTCGTACGGGGCCGAGATGGTCGAGCAGGTCAGGCCGCCGACGCCTTGCTGGTTGGGAACGGTCGCCGTCAGCTTGACGACGCGGTAGCCGGGCGACGGGGTGGCGCACATGGCGTACCAGGTCATGTCGAAGGGGGCGGTGTCGCCGGTGTCGGAGCGGGCCCTGACCTGCCAGCCCGAATCGGCGATGGGGAAGGAGGCGGCCACGCTGTGGCCCTCGGGAAGTTCGAAGCCGCCTCCCAACGGCTGCTTTCCCTGGGGACAGCGGGCGGTCCTGGCCTCGGAGGGCAAGACCTGCCCGCTGCCTCGCACCATCTCCAGGTCGGCCAGGCGGTGCGGGACTCTCACACCGTAGGCCGGGACGGCCGTGGAGGGGGCGGCGGAGGACGAGCTGCCAACAATGGTCACGGCGGCGGTCACCACGAGTGCGGCTGCCATGGCGCGGCGGCGGGGGCGCCGGGCCGGGAGGCTGACAAGGGAGCGTCGAGACAACGGAACGGTCTCCTTTCCGGGAAGGCACCGCTGCCGGACCCTGCTGTCGGAATCCGGTGGGCGGCGAGCGTCTCACCGCCTCTCCACGGCGCCAAGGGCCCCGGATTTCCGGCCTTCGCAGCCATCTGAAACTCCGGTCCGCCGCGGACGACCACGCCCCACCGCGGTCGTCCTGACGTGGCTCGGTGTCGTCCAAGTCCGCTCCGACGGTCGCCGAAGATCGAGGACTATCGGAGGGTACGCAGGCTCGGCTTGAGAGGCTACGGAGATGTGTGCGGCAGCGCTGACGCGACGTGCCCTGGCCGACCAGAGTGCAGACCCACGATCATCGACTCCGGGCTCGCCACCACCGCCGACCTGACCCGGATCACGCCCCGGTCCGGAGGTCGGCGTCTTCGGCGCCGCCGCCACGATCGCCTTCGCCGCCACCGGACGACGGGCCTTCGGAGGCAGAAGGGAAGAGATCTTCTACCAGGTCGCGCGGGGAACGCCGGATCTGGACAACGTCCCGCAGCCCTTGTACTTCTGCCTTCCACATCCATGCCCTAGGTTCGGCAACGAAGGCGAGAGAGGGGATGACTCACTTGGTCGCCGCACGTTCATTCGCATGGGCCCTCACAGTGACCGCATGCTGTGCGGCGGCGGCCGCAGGCGTTCTAGTCGGCGTATACGGCTTCTGTATTTTCGTTGAGGGAACTCAGCCGGGTCTCGGTTTCGCTCTGATCATGGGCGGGGTCATTGCCTTCGCAAGTTTAGTACCGACGTACTTCGTGAACTTTCGCTGGCAGTCTGCCGCCCTCATGGCATGGGCGGCGCGGCGGGGCTGGCGGTGCTTCAAAGGACTCGGCGGGGTGGCGGAGCTTCGAACCGGTGGCCTCTTCGACATCGGAAGGGTCACGACCAGAGTGCTGTGTGTCGTCAAGGGGTCGATCGACGCACGACCGGTGACCTTGGTCATGGGCACCCAGTCCAGCGATACCTTGATCTTGAAAGCGTTCACGCATGTTCCGGCGAGCCTGAGCCATGTTTCGATCACTCGGACCGCCCAGTTGACCAAGCGGGAGCTACGGCGGCAGCGTCGGAAGTACGCGGACACCCCTATACCCCTTGATCTGTTCCGCGACCTTTATGATTGTGATGCGTCGTTCGCGCCGAGTGCCGATCTGCGCCAGGCGGTCCTTCATCACAGACTTCCGTTCGAGTGGCACGTGGACGGAAGCGGGACGTTGGTGGTGGAGGCTCAGGTCCAGCCATGCAGGGCATCTCGTACTCGCGGCAGGATGCTGGAGCAGGTGGCCGCCCTCAGCCGGATGCTGGGTGGCCGGGGCGGCGGGGTTGTGCCGCCCCGGCGGTGAGCGAGAGTTCAGAGGTGGGCTGTCAGCAGGGTGCGGGGGTTACGACTTCGGACCAGGCGCCGGTGCCTACGGTGCTGGTGGCGCGGGCGCGTTCGCGTGCGTTCTGGCCGCATGACCAGAGGTGCGAGGGGCCGAAGTAGCGGGTGTCGGAGCTTGCGCCGATCGTCCGGGGGCCCGTTGAGTCGGTCACCCACGCGCTCGTCGCGTAGTTCCAGTGTTCGATCGTCACGGTGATGCTGACCGAGCCTATGCCGCGGTTCTTCGCGTACAGGTACGGCATCGTGCCGTACTGGGTTTCCTCTACCGAGAGGACGTCACTGCACGCTTGATAAACGACGGCGCTGAGTTCGACCTCGGGACCGCAGAGGGTTTCCGTGGTGCGGGCGGAGGCGGACGCCGGGCCGCTCATCGTGGTGAGGACGAGCGCCGCGGCCCCCGCGAGCGCGGCCAGGCGATGGGTTCCCCGTAATTGCATGTGTTTCTCCCCGTGGTGATATGACGTACCTCAATCGAGTGAACGATCTTGAGGCCGTCATATCAAGCGGATGACCATGTCCGCCATCGGCCACAGGGTCGGGTGATATAGGGGTGGACGCGATCCGGACCCCATGTATCACCGGCTGCGGACGGACATCCCGTTCTGGCCGGGGGGCTTGGCGAACTGGGTCAGCGCGTGGTTGAGGGTGGCGCTCACGGTGAAGTGCTCGTCCAGCCCGGTGCGCCGCAGAATGCGCCTGCAAAGCCCGCTGGGACGGCTCACCACCAGCCTTCCGCGCCGGGTCCTGACCGCTTTCCAGATCCCGACCATCGCCCCCAGTCCGGAGGAGTCACAGAAACTAACCCTCTCCAGATCGAGGATGATCTGCCAGGGTGGAAAGGCCAGTGATAGTACGTAGTCCCGAAAGGGCTCGGACACGAGGTAGTCGAGTTCGCCCTCCGCGTAGGCGACAAGGGCGGAGTCCCGGTGTTCGGCTCGGACTCGGATGCGATCCCGGGGGTCGCGCCACTGCGGCTCCGATAGCGAATCACCGTCCCGCACCGCGCTCATCGTCATGGTCTCACCTCCCGATGCGGTCCTGGGTACCCGTCATCGGGCGCCTCATTCCTGTGACCTGGCCGCCGGAGGCCCGGCATGGACGCGTGGCATGTTTCGGCGCGGAGGGGGTACCGACGACGGGACCCGTGGGGCCGGAGGCGCCCCGCGGGTGTCTGTTTCGTCCGGCTACAGTGCAGGAAGTAGCAAGATCTACGAATGGCGGCCTCGCTCAAGAAGGGGAGATAGTCCCGCCGCGGGCTCTGTCGCGATGGAAGTCACCCAAGAACCGCACGTCCTCGACCCTGTGCCGTGGCCCGTGCCGTATCCGGCGTTCGCGGTCGACGCGGCCGGGGGGCTCGCCCGGCTCAACCGCGCGGCCTGGTCGCTGATCGGCGCGGAGCCGGGGGCCCGGCTGTCCGAGGCGGTGCCCGCCTGGCTGGCGGAGGCGCACCGGTCGCCGGCGCCGGCCGTCCCCGGCGGCCCGGTCGCGCACGGCCTGATCGGCGAGCGGTTCTTCGAGGCCCATGCGATCCCGGACGGCGGAGGCGGCCCGGCGGGTCCGGGCGGGACGGTGTGGTGGCTGTTCGACGTCACCGAGAACCGGCGGCTCGGCCGGGAGCTGGCCGCCGAGCGGGAGCGGACGGCGTTCCTGGCGGAGGCGTCCGGCCAGCTGCTGGCGTCGCTGAACCTGGAGCGGTGCATGGAGGTGACCGTGCGGCTGGCGGCCCGTCATCTCGCGGACGCCGCGCTGGTGATCGCCCCTCGCACCGGGCGCGCCCACCCGGTGGCCTACTGCGGGCCGGACGGCGAGGTGGAGCACCAGGAGCTGCTGGTGGACACGGAGGAGGTCCCCGGGCTGGCGGAGGCGATGCAGGGGTTCCCGCCCGTGCCGTCCCGCTGGATCGACCCCGCGGCCGCGCCCGACTGGATCGCGCGGCGGGGCCTGGCGGAGCCGGGCGCGATGGTGGTGACCGCGCTGCCGGGGCACGGCGTCCCGGCGGGGGCGCTGGTGCTGCTGCGGCGCGCCGGGCAGGAGGCGTTCTCGGACGGCGAGGAGATGTTCGCGCGGCTGTTCGCGGCGCGGGCGGGCGCGGCGATGTCGGCCGCCCGGGTGTACGCGGAGCAGGCGTCCATCACCGAGACGCTGATGCGGGAGCTGCTGCCGCCGCGCGCGAGCGAGCTGGACGGGGTCGAGCTCGCCGCCCGCTACCGCCCGTCGGGCGACGAGGAGCGCATCGGCGGCGACTTCTACGACCTCCATCCGGCCGCCCGGGAGGACGACGCGCCGGACACGGGCCCGGAGTCGCTGGTCGTCCTCGGGGACGTGTGCGGGAAGGGGCTGGAGGCCGCCGTCCTCACCGGCAAGATCCGCAACACGCTGCGGGCGCTGCTGCCGCTGTCCGGTGACCACCAGCGTGTGCTGGAGCTGCTGAACGGGACGCTGCTGAGCATCGAGTCCACCCGGTTCGTCACGCTGGTGCTGGCGTCGGTCCAGCGGCGGGGCGGGCAGGTGCGGCTGCGGCTGACCAGCGCCGGCCACACCCTGCCGCTGATCGTGCGGGCCGGCGGCGAGGTCGAGGCCGCCGACACGCGGGGCTCGCTGATCGGGGTGCTGGACGAGATCGACTCCGTCACCGCGGTGGTCGCGCTGGAGCCGGGCGACACGTGCCTGCTGTACACCGACGGCATCACCGAGGCCATGGGCGGCCCGCTGGGCGACGAGATGTTCGGTGAGGAGCGGCTGCACGCCGAGCTCGGACGGTGCGGCGGGATGCCGCCCGAGGCGCTCGTGGAACGCGTGCACATGCTGGCGTCCGAGTGGGTCGGCGGCGGCCCGCACGACGACATGGCGATGGTCGCCATCACCGCCCCCCGCCGTTTCCACCTGAGCGCCGTCGGGGGGCAGGGCCCCGGGAGGTTCACCGCGTGACGGGCGCTTTGGAGCGGTCCGCCCCGCACGGCGTGCCCGATCCCGGGCTGTGGGACGCGGTCCTCGCGGGAGACGAGTACGCCGCGACCGACGCGGCGGTCGCCGCCCTCGACGACGGGATGGACGCCGAGTCCCTGCTGCTGGACGTGATCGCGCCGCTCCAGGCGCGGGTCGGCAGCGAATGGGCGGCGAACCGGCTGACGGTCGCGCAGGAGCACACCGCGACCGCCGTCAACGAGCGGGTCATCGGCGCGCTGGCACGCCACCCGGCCGTCCGCCGTGAGCGGGAACGGCGCGGCGAGGTGCCGCGCGGGCGCGTGGCGGTGGCGTGCATCGACGGGGAGTGGCACGCGCTGCCCGCCCGCATCGTGGCGGAGGTGCTGCGGCTGCGGGGCTGGGAGGTCGACTACCTCGGCGCCCAGGTGCCGACCCCGCACCTCATCTCCCACCTGCACCGGACGGGCCCGGCGGTGGTGGCGCTGTCGTCGTCGATCGCGACCCGGCTGCCCGCCGCGCACGCCGCGGTCACGGCCTGCCAGGCGACCGGCACCCCGGTCGCCGTCGGCGGCGCCGCCTACGGGCCCGGCGGCCGCCAGGCGTCCCGGCTGGGCGCGGACGCGTGGGCCGCCGACGCGCGGACCCTCGCCGACCGGCTGGCGGAGGGGCCGCTGCCCAAGCCGCCGCCCGTCCACCAGGCCATCGACGACCTGCCCCACCTGGGCGACCAGGAGTACACGCACGTCACCCGGTCCGCGCAGACGCTGGTCCGGCGGGTGCTGGACGGTCTCCGGTCGCGCTTCCCGGCGATGGCGGCCTACACCGACCAGCAGCGCCGCCACACCGCCGAGGACGTCGCGCACATCGTCGACTTCCTCGGCGCCGCCCTCTACCTGGACGACCCGGACGTGTTCACCGGCTTCCTGACGTGGACGGCCGGGATCCTGACCGCGCGGGACGTGCCCGCGCACAGCCTGCTGCCCGCCCTCGACATGCTCGCGGAGCAGCTCGTCGACTATCCGCGCGCCGCCGGGCAGCTGTCACGCGCCCACGACGCACTCCGGCTCACGACGCCGGACGCCCCCGGACCAGGAAGGACCCGATGACCGCCCACTTTCCCGACACCCCCCTGCGCCTGGTCGCGACCGCGTCCGGGTCCGGATCGCTGCGGATCGAGATCCGGGGGGACCTGGACTTCTTCACCGCCGGCTCCCTCCAGGACGCCGTGGAGGCCCACCTGGACGGCCGCGCCGACGAGCTGGAGCTGGACTGCGCGGGCCTGGGCGTCTGCGACTCGGCCGGGCTGGCGGCGCTGCTCATGGTCCGCCGCCGCGCGGACGCCGCGGGCGTCCGGCTCCGGATGACGGGCCGGAGCGCGCGGCTGGACCGGATGCTGGACCTGACGGGGACGCTGCGCCACCTCACCGGCGAGCCCGCCGCGGACGCGGAGGACGGGAAGGAAGTGCGCCACAGCGGGACCAAGGAACGGTCAACGCCGCTTGCGACCCGCGACGGCGGGTAGGACGCGGCTGATCTCGGGGCCGTTCAAGAGGGCGGGGCATCGCATGGACCGCGGCACGGACGACGACGGCGGGCTCCTGTGCCTGGTCACCGGGGCCAGCGGGTACATCGGCGGGCGCCTCGTCCCCGAACTGCTGGACGCCGGCCACACCGTCCGGTGCATGGTCCGTTCGGCCCGGCGGCTGCGCGACCACCCGTGGGCGGGACGGGTGGAGATCGTGGAGGCGGACGCCACCGACCCCGAGGCGACCGCGCGGGCAATGGACGGCGTGGACGTCGCCTACTACCTGATCCACGCGATCGGGGGGAACGGCGGCTTCGCCGACACCGACCGCAAGGCCGCGCGCACGTTCGCCGCCGCGGCCCGCGACGCAGGGGTCGGGCGGCTCGTCTACCTCGGCGGCATGGACCCCGAGGAGGAGCTGTCGCCGCACCTGCGGTCCCGCGCCGAAGTCGGCCAGATCATGCTGGGCAGCGGTGTCCCCGCGGTGTGGCTGCGGGCCGCGGTGATCATCGGTTCGGGGTCGGCGTCGTTCGAGATGCTGCGTTACCTCACCGAGCGGCTGCCGGTGATGGTCACGCCGAAGTGGGTGCACACCCGCATCCAGCCGATCGCGATCCGGGACGTGCTGCACTACCTGGTGGCGTCGGCGACCCTGCCCGCCGAGGTCAGCCGCGGGTTCGACATCGGCGGCCCCGACATCCTCACCTACGCCGACATGATGCGCCGGTACGCGGCGGTCGCGGGGCTGAAGCGGCGGGTGATCGTCCCGGTGCCGCTGCTGAGCCCGTGGCTGTCGAGCCTGTGGGTCGGAGGCATCACCCCCGTCCCCGGCGCGCTCGCGCGGCCGCTGGTGGAGTCGCTGCGCAACGAGGTGGTGTGCTCGGAGAACGACATCGCCCGCTACGTCCCGCCGCCGCCGGAGGGCCCGATCGGGTTCGACCGGTCGGTGGCGCTGGCGCTGCGCCGCGTCCGCGACGCGGACGTCGCCACGCGCTGGTCGTCGGCCGCCGTCCCCGGCGCGCCCAGCGACCCGCTGCCCACGGACCCGGACTGGGCGGGCGGGAGCCTGTACACCGACGAGCGGACCTGCCGCG carries:
- a CDS encoding sensor histidine kinase; the encoded protein is MERAPGLSVRLRLTLSYAGFLMLAGVMLLASVWVFILRNLPEYTGVPGGVLIRSTLMHDFASAAGVELFILLMVGLGGGWLLAGRMLAPLNRITNATRLATSGSLSHRIRLPGRRDEFRELADDFDGMLARLEAHVAEQRRFAANASHELRTPLAISKALLDVARTDPDCDTDEVIERLDTVNTRAIDLTEALLLLSRADQRSFVRENVDLSLLAEEAAETLLPLAEKRGITIETSGEITPVVGSRTLLLQLNMNLMQNAIVHNLPEDGTVWVNTSVRARTVVLTVENTGEKLTPQLVATLTEPFQRGTERIHTDHAGVGLGLAIVKTITQAHDGTLTLTPRPAGGMRVTVELPTTAPRW
- a CDS encoding STAS domain-containing protein, which translates into the protein MTMSAVRDGDSLSEPQWRDPRDRIRVRAEHRDSALVAYAEGELDYLVSEPFRDYVLSLAFPPWQIILDLERVSFCDSSGLGAMVGIWKAVRTRRGRLVVSRPSGLCRRILRRTGLDEHFTVSATLNHALTQFAKPPGQNGMSVRSR
- a CDS encoding PP2C family protein-serine/threonine phosphatase, which produces MEVTQEPHVLDPVPWPVPYPAFAVDAAGGLARLNRAAWSLIGAEPGARLSEAVPAWLAEAHRSPAPAVPGGPVAHGLIGERFFEAHAIPDGGGGPAGPGGTVWWLFDVTENRRLGRELAAERERTAFLAEASGQLLASLNLERCMEVTVRLAARHLADAALVIAPRTGRAHPVAYCGPDGEVEHQELLVDTEEVPGLAEAMQGFPPVPSRWIDPAAAPDWIARRGLAEPGAMVVTALPGHGVPAGALVLLRRAGQEAFSDGEEMFARLFAARAGAAMSAARVYAEQASITETLMRELLPPRASELDGVELAARYRPSGDEERIGGDFYDLHPAAREDDAPDTGPESLVVLGDVCGKGLEAAVLTGKIRNTLRALLPLSGDHQRVLELLNGTLLSIESTRFVTLVLASVQRRGGQVRLRLTSAGHTLPLIVRAGGEVEAADTRGSLIGVLDEIDSVTAVVALEPGDTCLLYTDGITEAMGGPLGDEMFGEERLHAELGRCGGMPPEALVERVHMLASEWVGGGPHDDMAMVAITAPRRFHLSAVGGQGPGRFTA
- a CDS encoding cobalamin B12-binding domain-containing protein, yielding MTGALERSAPHGVPDPGLWDAVLAGDEYAATDAAVAALDDGMDAESLLLDVIAPLQARVGSEWAANRLTVAQEHTATAVNERVIGALARHPAVRRERERRGEVPRGRVAVACIDGEWHALPARIVAEVLRLRGWEVDYLGAQVPTPHLISHLHRTGPAVVALSSSIATRLPAAHAAVTACQATGTPVAVGGAAYGPGGRQASRLGADAWAADARTLADRLAEGPLPKPPPVHQAIDDLPHLGDQEYTHVTRSAQTLVRRVLDGLRSRFPAMAAYTDQQRRHTAEDVAHIVDFLGAALYLDDPDVFTGFLTWTAGILTARDVPAHSLLPALDMLAEQLVDYPRAAGQLSRAHDALRLTTPDAPGPGRTR
- a CDS encoding STAS domain-containing protein; translated protein: MTAHFPDTPLRLVATASGSGSLRIEIRGDLDFFTAGSLQDAVEAHLDGRADELELDCAGLGVCDSAGLAALLMVRRRADAAGVRLRMTGRSARLDRMLDLTGTLRHLTGEPAADAEDGKEVRHSGTKERSTPLATRDGG
- a CDS encoding SDR family oxidoreductase, which produces MDRGTDDDGGLLCLVTGASGYIGGRLVPELLDAGHTVRCMVRSARRLRDHPWAGRVEIVEADATDPEATARAMDGVDVAYYLIHAIGGNGGFADTDRKAARTFAAAARDAGVGRLVYLGGMDPEEELSPHLRSRAEVGQIMLGSGVPAVWLRAAVIIGSGSASFEMLRYLTERLPVMVTPKWVHTRIQPIAIRDVLHYLVASATLPAEVSRGFDIGGPDILTYADMMRRYAAVAGLKRRVIVPVPLLSPWLSSLWVGGITPVPGALARPLVESLRNEVVCSENDIARYVPPPPEGPIGFDRSVALALRRVRDADVATRWSSAAVPGAPSDPLPTDPDWAGGSLYTDERTCRADAPPERLWDVVEGIGGERGWYSFPVAWWARGLIDRLVGGVGLRRGRRDPRRLRIGETVDFWRVEEKETGRLLRLRAEMRLPGLAWLELGVSREDGREDGRAVLTQRALFHPRGLAGHLYWWAFRPFHDRIFGVMCRGIARAAEEDRPPAVVRTG